In Lolium rigidum isolate FL_2022 chromosome 7, APGP_CSIRO_Lrig_0.1, whole genome shotgun sequence, the DNA window GTTCATCTGCAGCAGCAGAATTTGATGTGAAGGTTCGTGTTATTAGTGATAACCCCTCTGCTATCATGTCTCTGTCCAATGTCCTTCAGAAAGTAGCGGATCGTGCGGTTTCCCACGACACATGCCCTTTGACAATATATGTTGCCAGTTCCATAAGGTAATTTATCCTTTTGGTTCTTCCACATATGATTTAACTTGCGCATGCATTCAAGTTACCGGCAAGAGCCCAGCGGGTTACCTGTATTTGGTCACAATATAAGACTGTTAATCTATCTTCTTTTTTGTTGGTTCACAGTACCAACGTCAGGAATGCTCTTGGTTCTGGGACACAGTATGCTAATGGTGTTGCGGCAGCAGACATAGAACGATCATCACTTATCCTATGCGgtaaagcattttctgattccagtaTGCTAAAAGATGCTCTTACTGCTTTGGCTGTCCCTATATCATCTGCAAGGGGAGGCCTCCCCGTCCCTGGCTGGTAAAGTTTGCTTGGCATTTGTTTGAGTAAGTCTGCTTGGTATTTCCACGACTATCTTATGTATCTTCCATCCTATGTGTATCAGGCTTATGTATTCTGGCGGTTCTGCTATACTGTTGTTTGCTCCAGTGGAGGTCATCAAGTCCTGCTCAGAAATTCAGGCTGCTCTTTTGTCCACTGATACCGGTGCTATTATCTCGTCTAAACAATCTAGTGTACTTTTCCCAAGGAATTCAAGAGCACCAACTTTGTTTACCAAACCAACTACAGTGATTGTTGTGTCATCTGATAGGTAATGGGAGCAAGTGTTTCATGGCTACATATTATCATTTTCTGTTCTAAATTAAATTTTACAAAGTACTAAACAGAGTTGTTTAGTAGCATGTTAGCAGCATTTAGCACTGTGTTCTATGGATGGTTAAAATGAGAAGTAATGAGACTACTGCCAACTATTACTTCCACACTTGTTTTAAATGTGTTTGCTAACAGGCTGCTACTCTCTTCTTTACTTTCAGCACTGATGCCCTACCAGTATTGTCAAAGCTCTCTCCAGGTCAGGCAGCTTACCATTTCTTAGCAGGATACCAGGATGGTAAATTTGTCCCAGCTTACAACACAGCCCCCTCTCCTTTTGACCCGCTTGCCGTCGCAAATTCCTTATTTTTGCATGTAAGTTGCGTAGTTTCCTTGCTTTTCCTTTCTAGCTTTTAACTAGTTTATTGTACCACTCTACTGTTGGCCTAGTATGAATGTCAAAGCTCAGAAAGTTGAGGTTCTACCCTTGCAGTTGAAACAACATAGTACACCAACTTATCTGATCAATGCCAAGAGCTCTGGAAAGCAAATTGATGGTAATTAAGATTTATCATCCC includes these proteins:
- the LOC124671414 gene encoding uncharacterized protein LOC124671414 encodes the protein MAGDLPSDCVPFQCAYHQSSEKLLPCRDQEVSYGLNWAIAARGVVVKDKVFYNLEPAELQKSGTTYAERLSGIPLHVKGNVIGGFLGVSGSQFAKLLKQVTFHLSSISSLYVQDGAIGSSAAAEFDVKVRVISDNPSAIMSLSNVLQKVADRAVSHDTCPLTIYVASSISTNVRNALGSGTQYANGVAAADIERSSLILCGKAFSDSSMLKDALTALAVPISSARGGLPVPGWLMYSGGSAILLFAPVEVIKSCSEIQAALLSTDTGAIISSKQSSVLFPRNSRAPTLFTKPTTVIVVSSDSTDALPVLSKLSPGQAAYHFLAGYQDGKFVPAYNTAPSPFDPLAVANSLFLHLKQHSTPTYLINAKSSGKQIDGKDFMKLIALAQSNNIPHMNKPEDTRVAELKGKYRSFLSGKFGKYLPGEFSF